The following proteins are co-located in the Methylomonas sp. 11b genome:
- a CDS encoding efflux RND transporter permease subunit: protein MTDFIINSVLKDRFMVLLGAIILAIGGIWSFKNMPLDAIPDLSDVQVIIFTDYADQSPQVVENQVTYPLTTAMLAVPHAKVVRGYSFFGLSFVYVIFEDGTDIYWARSRVLEYLNYVKNRLPQGVTPALGPDATGVGWIYEYALVDKTGKHDLAQLRSIQDWYLRYPLQTVPGVSEVASVGGYVKQYQVEVDPNALQAYDIALSTVMMAIKRSNNDVGGRLLEVGETEYMVRGLGYIKSIADLNTIPVGVDANGTPIRLQDVAHIQIGPELRRGVTELNGEGEVAGGVVIMRFGENALATIEDVRAKLEELKKGLPEGVEIVPVYDRGSLIERAVDTLKEALTQELIIVCALVALFLLHLRSSLVIVITLPLGILMAFIAMKWQGMNANIMSLGGIALAIGDMVDGGVVMVENAHKHLAEAAEKKQAKLTSQERWEAIGNASREVGSGLFSSLLVITVSFLPIITMEAQEGRLFSPLAYTKTYAMAAAAILTITLVPVLMGYFVRGKIIPEQKNPINRILHAMHSPVLKVAMRWRGATLIVALLLMASTLYPLSKLGSEFMPPLDEGDILYMPTTFPGISVTKAKEVLQQTDKIIKTFPEVHHVFGKIGRAETATDAAPLMMVETTIKLKPREQWPDPTKTTRQLMDEMDRAIHFPGLANAWTMPIKTRIDMLSTGIKTPVGIKVSGPDLNVLQSLSLQIEQAMKTLPDTLSAYGDRAVGGYFLDFDINREAAARYGLTVGDVQDVIQSAIGGMNITETVEGLERYPVNLRYPRDLRDNPEALRRVLISTPTGSQIPLTSVADINFKRGTDVIKTEDARPNAWIYVDLKISDIGGYVEQAKKTLAETVTIPAGYTVTWSGQFEYMERAAERLRIVVPITLLLIFILLYTAFRNITEPTIVMLAIPFSLIGGIWFIYWLGYNLSITVYVGFIALAGTAAETGVMVLSFIDIEIEKLRAQKQAPLTGEEIRVACEAATALRVRPVAITSLANIIGLIPIMTATGTGADVTQRIAAPALGGMLTVLILSLLVFPVIYSLVLQFQERFRTS, encoded by the coding sequence ATGACTGATTTCATCATCAATAGCGTTTTAAAAGATCGCTTCATGGTATTGCTGGGGGCAATTATCCTGGCCATCGGCGGGATTTGGTCGTTTAAGAATATGCCATTGGACGCGATACCGGACCTGTCCGACGTGCAGGTGATTATCTTCACCGACTATGCCGACCAATCGCCGCAGGTGGTCGAAAATCAGGTCACCTATCCCTTGACCACCGCCATGCTGGCCGTGCCGCATGCCAAGGTGGTGCGCGGTTATTCCTTCTTCGGCTTGTCGTTTGTTTATGTGATTTTCGAAGACGGCACCGACATCTATTGGGCGCGGTCGCGGGTGCTGGAATATCTCAACTATGTGAAAAATCGTTTGCCGCAAGGCGTCACGCCGGCGCTCGGTCCCGATGCCACCGGTGTCGGCTGGATTTACGAATATGCCTTGGTGGACAAGACCGGCAAGCACGACCTGGCGCAACTGCGTTCGATTCAAGACTGGTATCTGCGTTATCCCTTGCAGACCGTGCCTGGTGTGTCTGAGGTCGCTTCGGTTGGTGGCTACGTTAAACAATACCAGGTGGAAGTCGACCCCAACGCGCTGCAAGCCTATGACATTGCCTTATCCACGGTGATGATGGCCATCAAGCGCTCCAACAACGATGTTGGTGGGCGTCTGCTGGAAGTGGGTGAAACCGAATACATGGTCAGGGGGCTGGGTTACATCAAATCCATCGCCGATCTGAATACCATACCGGTGGGCGTCGATGCCAACGGTACGCCGATACGGTTACAGGATGTGGCTCATATTCAAATTGGCCCCGAGCTGCGCCGAGGCGTCACCGAACTCAACGGCGAAGGCGAAGTAGCCGGCGGCGTGGTGATCATGCGTTTCGGTGAAAACGCCCTGGCAACCATTGAAGATGTACGGGCGAAACTGGAAGAACTGAAAAAAGGCCTGCCGGAAGGGGTTGAAATCGTCCCGGTCTATGACCGAGGCAGCCTGATCGAACGGGCGGTGGACACCTTGAAAGAGGCGTTGACCCAAGAGCTGATCATCGTTTGCGCCTTGGTCGCCTTGTTTTTACTGCACCTGCGTTCGTCCTTGGTTATCGTGATTACCTTGCCCTTGGGTATCCTGATGGCCTTCATTGCGATGAAATGGCAAGGCATGAATGCCAACATCATGTCGTTGGGCGGTATCGCGCTGGCCATCGGCGATATGGTCGATGGTGGCGTGGTGATGGTGGAAAACGCCCATAAACACCTGGCCGAAGCGGCCGAGAAAAAACAAGCCAAGTTGACTTCACAGGAACGCTGGGAAGCCATCGGCAATGCCTCCCGCGAAGTCGGTTCGGGGCTGTTTTCCTCGCTGTTGGTGATTACGGTTTCCTTCCTGCCCATCATCACCATGGAAGCACAGGAAGGCCGCCTGTTCAGCCCATTGGCGTACACCAAAACCTATGCAATGGCCGCCGCCGCGATATTGACCATCACTTTGGTGCCGGTGCTGATGGGCTATTTTGTGCGCGGCAAGATCATTCCCGAGCAAAAAAACCCGATTAATCGGATTTTGCATGCCATGCATTCGCCGGTTTTAAAAGTAGCGATGCGCTGGCGAGGTGCCACGCTCATAGTGGCGTTGCTGTTGATGGCCTCTACGCTTTATCCCTTATCCAAACTGGGTAGCGAGTTTATGCCGCCCCTGGATGAAGGCGACATTTTATACATGCCCACCACCTTTCCGGGCATATCCGTCACCAAGGCCAAGGAGGTGTTACAACAGACCGACAAGATCATCAAGACCTTTCCCGAGGTGCATCATGTGTTCGGCAAGATCGGCCGGGCCGAAACCGCCACCGATGCCGCACCGTTGATGATGGTGGAAACTACCATTAAGTTAAAGCCAAGAGAACAGTGGCCTGATCCGACCAAAACCACCCGGCAACTGATGGATGAAATGGACAGGGCCATCCATTTCCCTGGTTTGGCCAACGCCTGGACCATGCCCATCAAAACCCGGATAGACATGCTCTCCACCGGCATCAAGACCCCGGTGGGCATCAAGGTATCCGGTCCCGATCTGAACGTGCTGCAATCCCTGTCGCTGCAAATCGAACAGGCCATGAAAACCTTGCCGGACACGCTGTCGGCCTACGGTGATCGGGCGGTCGGCGGCTATTTCCTGGACTTCGACATCAACCGCGAAGCCGCCGCGCGTTACGGCTTAACGGTCGGCGATGTGCAGGATGTGATTCAAAGCGCGATCGGCGGCATGAACATCACCGAAACCGTGGAAGGGCTGGAGCGCTATCCGGTCAATCTGCGTTACCCGCGCGATCTGCGGGATAACCCGGAAGCCTTGCGACGAGTGTTGATTTCCACCCCGACCGGAAGCCAGATTCCTTTGACATCGGTGGCAGACATCAATTTTAAACGCGGTACGGATGTCATCAAAACCGAGGATGCACGGCCCAATGCCTGGATTTATGTGGACCTTAAAATCTCCGACATTGGCGGTTATGTGGAGCAGGCAAAAAAGACCTTAGCCGAGACTGTCACGATACCTGCTGGTTATACCGTCACTTGGTCCGGTCAATTCGAATACATGGAGCGAGCGGCGGAACGCTTGCGCATCGTAGTGCCCATCACACTACTGCTGATTTTTATCCTGTTGTATACCGCCTTTCGCAATATCACCGAGCCGACTATCGTGATGTTGGCGATTCCATTTAGCCTGATTGGTGGAATTTGGTTCATATACTGGTTGGGGTACAACCTGTCGATTACCGTCTATGTCGGTTTTATTGCGCTGGCCGGCACGGCGGCGGAAACCGGGGTGATGGTGCTAAGTTTTATCGATATTGAAATCGAAAAACTGCGGGCGCAAAAGCAGGCGCCATTGACCGGCGAGGAAATCAGAGTGGCTTGCGAAGCCGCGACGGCATTGCGCGTTCGGCCGGTCGCGATTACCTCGCTGGCCAACATCATCGGCTTGATACCCATCATGACGGCGACCGGCACCGGCGCGGACGTGACCCAACGCATTGCCGCCCCCGCGCTGGGCGGCATGCTCACCGTGTTGATATTAAGCCTTTTGGTGTTCCCGGTGATTTACAGCCTGGTGTTGCAGTTTCAAGAACGGTTTCGAACCTCATAG
- a CDS encoding IS1595-like element ISMmet2 family transposase: MNTKSYRDWLKGLDELTSHQQQRVLSRLNKMVSGDTVAARLEQAAPQGCPQCQSHRLARWGRQAGLQRYRCRDCGKCCNALTGTPLARLRHKDCWLTYSQAMIEGLTVRNAAYRCGIDKTTSFRWRHRFLTDVVELKATGLTGIVEADETYFPLSFKGSRHLPRPAHHRGHDIHQRGTGEDQVPVLVLRDRHGATTDFKLTLACQREEAPILSQVIRPDSILCTDGGASLKGAARQAGIAHRALNLSAGVRVLAGVYHIQNVNAYDSRLKNWMRQFHGVATKYLENYLGWRRGLEQWGELATPQTWMLAAVGQINC, from the coding sequence ATGAACACAAAAAGCTATCGGGACTGGCTAAAAGGACTCGATGAACTGACGAGTCATCAGCAACAAAGAGTATTGAGCCGGCTGAACAAGATGGTCTCGGGAGACACGGTTGCCGCCAGACTAGAACAAGCGGCGCCTCAAGGCTGTCCGCAATGCCAAAGTCACCGACTGGCTCGCTGGGGCCGGCAAGCCGGTTTGCAACGCTACCGTTGTCGCGACTGCGGCAAGTGTTGCAATGCCTTAACGGGAACACCCTTGGCTCGACTTCGACATAAGGACTGTTGGTTGACTTATAGCCAAGCCATGATTGAAGGGCTGACGGTGCGAAATGCAGCCTATCGTTGCGGGATCGACAAAACCACGAGCTTTCGCTGGCGACACCGTTTTCTCACCGATGTCGTTGAGTTGAAGGCGACCGGCTTGACAGGTATTGTGGAAGCGGACGAAACCTATTTCCCTCTGTCATTCAAAGGCTCACGTCACTTGCCCAGGCCAGCGCATCACCGAGGTCATGACATTCACCAGCGCGGCACCGGCGAGGATCAAGTACCGGTATTGGTGTTACGCGATCGTCATGGGGCCACGACCGATTTCAAACTGACCCTGGCTTGTCAACGCGAAGAAGCGCCGATTCTGAGCCAAGTCATCCGCCCAGATTCCATACTCTGTACCGATGGTGGCGCCAGTCTCAAAGGGGCTGCACGCCAAGCCGGTATCGCTCATCGCGCTTTGAATCTGTCGGCGGGGGTACGGGTGTTGGCTGGGGTTTACCACATTCAAAACGTCAACGCCTACGACAGTCGGCTGAAAAATTGGATGCGGCAATTTCATGGGGTCGCCACCAAATATCTGGAAAATTATCTCGGCTGGCGTCGAGGATTGGAGCAATGGGGTGAGCTCGCTACACCTCAAACCTGGATGCTCGCCGCCGTTGGGCAAATCAACTGTTAA
- a CDS encoding cation transporter yields MSSLHLKPGCSPPLGKSTVNANRALFKGSLILIGACVVLAQIIQRLIEPVLPSYEIMGIFSLAGLAANSLCLFLLWKHRNEDINMSSVWECSRNDIASNLSVFITAGAVWYFESGWADIFVASCLVFLLLNSSFRVIRSALRELHESFSL; encoded by the coding sequence GTGAGCTCGCTACACCTCAAACCTGGATGCTCGCCGCCGTTGGGCAAATCAACTGTTAACGCTAACAGAGCCTTATTTAAAGGGAGTTTGATATTGATCGGGGCATGTGTGGTCTTGGCGCAAATCATTCAGCGGTTGATTGAACCGGTACTGCCATCTTACGAAATCATGGGTATTTTCAGTTTGGCGGGCCTGGCGGCAAATTCGCTATGTCTATTTCTGCTGTGGAAGCACAGAAATGAAGACATCAACATGAGCTCGGTATGGGAATGTTCAAGAAACGACATTGCGTCAAATCTATCGGTATTTATCACAGCGGGAGCAGTTTGGTACTTTGAATCGGGATGGGCGGATATTTTCGTCGCATCCTGTCTTGTTTTTCTTTTGCTAAATTCTTCTTTCCGCGTTATTCGCTCCGCGCTTAGAGAATTACATGAATCATTTTCTCTATAA
- the flgB gene encoding flagellar basal body rod protein FlgB, with protein MAISFDAALMENPQILRLREKRSEILASNLANADTPDYKARDLDFKSVFQQTLAAKGSDLQRTQQGHLTAPNNMLGAQLLYRNPQQASLDGNTVEEHIEQAKYAENALQYQFTLMSISDDFKGLMTAIKGQ; from the coding sequence ATGGCAATTAGTTTTGATGCAGCCTTGATGGAAAATCCGCAAATCTTGAGACTGCGAGAAAAACGTAGCGAAATCTTGGCATCCAATCTGGCTAACGCCGATACTCCAGATTACAAAGCTCGAGATTTGGACTTTAAATCAGTGTTTCAACAAACACTTGCAGCTAAAGGTTCTGATTTGCAGCGCACCCAACAGGGACATTTAACAGCCCCAAATAATATGCTTGGTGCACAGCTGCTGTATAGAAATCCCCAGCAAGCTTCATTAGATGGTAACACTGTAGAAGAGCATATTGAGCAAGCAAAATATGCAGAGAACGCACTGCAATATCAGTTCACGCTGATGTCTATCTCCGATGATTTTAAAGGCCTAATGACGGCCATTAAAGGACAGTAG
- a CDS encoding DDE-type integrase/transposase/recombinase — MNELNLQGIPIGRKRVKTLMMKMGIEAVYCEPKTSQKSPGHEVYPYLLRSIKINRANQVWALDTTYILMAKGFAYLTAVLDWASRKVLAAKVAITLEARHAVDVLGQAFQLLSVTPNVRHRL; from the coding sequence TTGAATGAACTGAACCTGCAGGGTATCCCCATTGGCCGTAAGCGTGTCAAAACCTTGATGATGAAAATGGGCATTGAAGCGGTGTACTGCGAGCCTAAAACCAGCCAGAAATCGCCGGGACACGAGGTTTATCCTTACCTGCTACGAAGCATAAAGATCAATCGCGCCAATCAGGTTTGGGCTTTGGATACGACCTACATTCTTATGGCGAAAGGCTTCGCCTATCTGACTGCCGTGCTCGATTGGGCCAGCCGTAAGGTCTTGGCCGCTAAAGTCGCCATCACCCTGGAAGCTCGTCATGCGGTGGATGTCTTGGGGCAGGCGTTCCAGCTTCTCTCGGTTACACCTAATGTGAGGCATCGACTTTGA
- a CDS encoding cation-translocating P-type ATPase, producing the protein MMHTWHKLSAIETAGLLATDMEQGLSTEEAKKRLARYGQNKLHKGKRFSALLIFISQFKSLVIWVLIGAAAVSVALGEVIDGIAIIAIVILNAVIGFLQEYRAEKAAAALARLTAPHCRVIRDGHSLVVTTSEVVPGDLLLLEAGDLVAADARLIQASVFRVNEAPLTGESQAVAKFTVSLVLDTPLAERSNMVFLGTSVTGGSARAVVVNTGMETELGRIAKLLESAESGETPLQRQLERVGRLLLIACFGIVGLIFGLGVWRGIAPFELFLSSVSLAVAAIPEGLPAVVTIALALGVQRMVQRHALVRRLASVETLGRAQVICTDKTGTLTMGEMTARKLVTSQNLYRVTGEGYATEGTFFSGNMESFPSESPELFALLRASAACNDAELTLIDGRSTVVGDPTEGALLVAAEKANITRSAIETDMPRLAVIPFDSDRKRMSVIRRQTNFPWAFVKGAPEVVLSRCTLIRTDQGVRALTEIDRTHFFQANRLLANDALRVLAVAERPLEGIHFGAGVFGSDVEIEQQLILLGLVGLQDPPRGEAREAVSKCKRAGIKTVMITGDHPDTARAIGCELGIMDKGDEVLIGAEIDHLDDAELKERVPHVSVYARVTAEHKLRIVRAWKATGAVVAMTGDGVNDAPAIKEASIGIAMGITGTEVTKEAADMIVADDNFASIVAAVEEGRGIYDNIAKTLAYLLGSSTGELLVMLGAVLLGWPLPLLPLHLLWINLVTDGFAALALSTDPIDPGVLNRPPRQAQSQLLNRHLFYLTLFTGLLAASVTLGVFAYELHVVGNTLDQARDAAFTALVITGLLRAFGARSEQRVIWQIGLFSNLRLFLIVAVCFSLQLAIHHISMLQTLFQIKSVSLHQCVVWIGVGFIPLAILEFRKILLNRAKKFA; encoded by the coding sequence ATGATGCATACATGGCACAAGCTATCTGCAATCGAAACCGCAGGCCTGCTTGCGACCGATATGGAACAGGGACTTTCCACCGAAGAGGCGAAAAAGCGACTTGCTCGATATGGGCAAAATAAACTGCATAAGGGCAAGCGATTTTCGGCTTTGTTGATTTTTATCAGCCAGTTTAAAAGTCTCGTTATTTGGGTGCTGATTGGCGCAGCGGCCGTTTCCGTTGCACTCGGTGAAGTCATCGACGGTATTGCCATCATCGCTATCGTGATCTTGAATGCGGTCATTGGCTTTCTCCAGGAGTATCGAGCCGAGAAAGCGGCAGCCGCACTCGCTCGTTTAACAGCGCCGCATTGCCGAGTGATTCGGGATGGCCATAGCCTGGTGGTCACCACATCTGAGGTCGTTCCTGGCGATCTACTGTTACTCGAAGCGGGCGATTTGGTTGCGGCGGATGCCCGCCTTATTCAAGCTTCCGTGTTTCGTGTCAATGAAGCCCCGCTCACGGGGGAATCGCAAGCCGTGGCTAAGTTTACCGTTAGTCTGGTATTGGACACACCGCTGGCTGAGCGGAGCAATATGGTTTTTCTCGGGACCAGTGTGACTGGTGGTTCCGCTCGCGCAGTGGTGGTCAACACCGGCATGGAAACCGAACTGGGTCGCATCGCGAAACTGCTCGAATCGGCCGAAAGCGGAGAAACCCCTTTACAACGCCAACTGGAGCGGGTTGGGCGCCTGTTATTGATAGCGTGTTTCGGCATTGTCGGCTTGATTTTCGGTCTGGGAGTATGGCGAGGCATCGCCCCCTTTGAGCTTTTCCTAAGTTCGGTGAGTCTTGCGGTCGCGGCGATTCCCGAAGGGCTGCCAGCGGTGGTAACGATTGCGCTGGCATTAGGCGTACAGCGAATGGTTCAACGGCATGCCTTGGTGCGACGCTTGGCTTCGGTCGAAACATTGGGCCGTGCGCAGGTGATTTGTACCGACAAGACCGGCACGCTGACGATGGGTGAAATGACGGCCCGCAAGTTGGTGACCTCGCAAAACCTCTATCGTGTTACCGGTGAAGGTTACGCCACGGAAGGCACATTTTTCTCTGGCAACATGGAAAGTTTCCCTTCGGAAAGCCCCGAATTATTCGCCTTGCTGCGAGCATCGGCGGCATGCAACGATGCCGAACTCACGCTAATCGATGGCCGATCTACTGTAGTAGGCGATCCTACCGAGGGGGCGTTATTGGTGGCCGCCGAGAAAGCGAATATTACGAGGTCTGCCATTGAAACGGACATGCCGCGTTTGGCGGTGATCCCTTTTGATTCTGACCGCAAGCGCATGAGCGTTATCCGTCGTCAGACCAATTTCCCCTGGGCCTTTGTCAAAGGTGCTCCCGAAGTCGTTCTTAGCCGTTGCACGTTGATTCGCACCGACCAAGGTGTCAGGGCATTGACTGAAATCGACCGCACTCATTTTTTTCAGGCCAATCGCTTACTGGCCAACGATGCGTTGCGAGTGCTGGCCGTGGCAGAGCGTCCACTAGAAGGCATCCATTTCGGTGCGGGCGTATTCGGTAGTGATGTCGAGATCGAACAGCAGCTTATTTTGCTAGGACTCGTTGGCTTACAGGACCCACCGCGTGGTGAAGCCAGAGAGGCCGTCAGCAAATGCAAACGGGCAGGGATCAAAACGGTGATGATCACTGGCGATCATCCGGATACCGCGCGGGCCATTGGCTGCGAATTAGGGATTATGGATAAGGGCGATGAAGTTCTGATTGGTGCCGAGATAGACCACTTGGACGATGCTGAGTTAAAGGAACGCGTGCCGCATGTTTCGGTGTATGCACGGGTAACCGCCGAGCATAAACTGCGTATCGTTCGGGCATGGAAAGCGACTGGGGCGGTTGTCGCGATGACGGGAGACGGCGTGAACGATGCGCCGGCTATCAAAGAAGCATCCATCGGAATCGCCATGGGCATTACCGGTACTGAAGTGACCAAAGAAGCCGCCGACATGATTGTCGCCGATGATAATTTTGCTTCCATTGTCGCCGCCGTTGAAGAAGGACGCGGCATTTATGACAACATCGCCAAAACCTTGGCTTACCTGTTGGGCAGTAGCACCGGCGAGTTGTTGGTGATGTTGGGTGCGGTGCTGCTGGGTTGGCCATTACCGCTTTTACCGTTACATCTTTTGTGGATCAACCTGGTCACCGATGGTTTTGCGGCCTTGGCCCTTTCCACCGATCCGATTGATCCAGGGGTATTGAATCGCCCGCCTCGACAGGCTCAGTCCCAGTTACTCAACCGGCATTTGTTTTATCTGACTTTATTCACCGGTTTGTTAGCCGCGAGCGTCACGCTCGGCGTGTTTGCCTATGAACTGCATGTGGTTGGCAATACGCTAGATCAAGCTCGCGATGCCGCCTTTACCGCTCTGGTGATTACCGGTTTGCTGCGTGCCTTCGGTGCGCGAAGCGAGCAACGTGTCATCTGGCAAATCGGCTTGTTTTCCAATCTGCGCTTGTTTCTGATTGTCGCCGTGTGTTTCAGCTTACAGTTGGCGATACACCATATTTCGATGCTGCAAACCCTGTTTCAGATCAAATCGGTGTCGTTGCATCAGTGTGTCGTCTGGATCGGGGTTGGATTTATACCCTTGGCAATCTTAGAGTTCAGAAAAATCCTGCTTAATCGTGCTAAAAAGTTTGCTTAG
- a CDS encoding HD-GYP domain-containing protein — translation MKTKQSRCHQPKKMKSPQAMSTNRFIHRKILTRLFLGWLFLSVTVGGSTLWLEIKRAEQLVHALALKESAIFSGASAHNLEQLDAQSTEHLTQLAEQLVSQHFLIVELYDRNKQLKLEAVRQGQELVEQFIDQYRHQFPQADEFTHDLHFIHGQLWLVTLVPLRGEQDSPMGYFEGVYQVDPETFAMLKQNLIRMLAFVTLGIFFTSLLMYPIVLTLNRGVIRLSGELLQGNLELMNVLGCAIAERDSETNHHNYRVTYYALRLGEAIGLPEENMRDLIAGAFLHDVGKIGIRDPILLKPGKLTADEFEVMKTHVVLGVEILNKSHWLTGARDVVEFHHEKYDGSGYLQGLTGNTIPLNARIFAIGDVFDALTSQRPYKEAWPVVDAISKLVKEGGSHFDPRLVTIFAKIAPRLHQEVNDLDESQLEAMLQRLVGEHFLNTAFKVRKARDEFSRTSA, via the coding sequence ATGAAAACCAAGCAATCACGTTGCCATCAGCCTAAAAAGATGAAATCGCCACAAGCGATGTCCACCAATCGGTTTATCCACCGAAAAATTCTGACCCGATTGTTTTTAGGCTGGTTGTTCCTGAGTGTAACGGTAGGCGGTTCCACTTTATGGCTGGAGATCAAGAGGGCCGAGCAATTGGTTCATGCCCTTGCGCTGAAGGAATCAGCGATATTCAGCGGAGCATCGGCCCATAATCTGGAACAACTCGATGCCCAATCGACCGAACACCTGACGCAGCTAGCCGAACAGCTGGTTAGCCAGCATTTTCTGATTGTCGAATTGTACGACCGCAACAAACAATTAAAACTCGAAGCCGTTCGCCAAGGACAGGAATTGGTCGAGCAATTCATCGATCAATATCGCCATCAATTTCCACAGGCCGACGAGTTTACTCATGACCTGCATTTTATTCATGGGCAGTTGTGGCTGGTGACACTGGTTCCACTACGTGGCGAACAGGATTCGCCCATGGGTTATTTCGAGGGTGTTTATCAGGTTGATCCGGAAACGTTTGCCATGTTGAAGCAAAACCTAATCCGTATGCTGGCCTTCGTGACGCTAGGCATTTTCTTTACCAGCCTCTTGATGTATCCGATTGTCCTGACACTCAATCGAGGCGTCATCAGGCTTTCCGGCGAACTCTTACAAGGCAATCTTGAACTGATGAATGTACTGGGCTGTGCCATCGCAGAACGCGATTCGGAAACCAACCATCATAACTATCGAGTGACTTATTACGCGCTACGGCTTGGCGAAGCGATTGGATTGCCTGAAGAAAATATGCGCGATCTAATTGCAGGGGCTTTTTTGCACGATGTTGGCAAGATCGGCATCCGCGATCCGATTTTACTGAAACCGGGAAAACTAACAGCGGATGAATTCGAGGTCATGAAAACGCATGTGGTATTAGGCGTGGAAATTCTAAACAAATCGCACTGGTTAACCGGTGCGCGGGATGTCGTGGAGTTTCATCATGAAAAATATGACGGCAGCGGGTATTTGCAAGGCCTTACAGGGAACACCATTCCACTAAACGCGCGAATATTTGCTATAGGGGACGTGTTTGATGCGCTGACCTCGCAACGTCCGTACAAGGAAGCGTGGCCCGTAGTCGATGCTATTTCCAAGCTCGTAAAAGAAGGCGGTAGCCACTTTGACCCTCGGCTGGTAACGATTTTTGCCAAGATTGCTCCGCGTCTTCATCAAGAGGTGAATGATTTAGACGAATCTCAACTGGAGGCAATGCTACAACGCCTCGTTGGCGAACACTTCTTGAATACAGCTTTTAAGGTTCGAAAGGCAAGAGATGAATTTTCTCGCACATCAGCTTAG
- a CDS encoding XRE family transcriptional regulator, whose product MTSQHEENPHIGSSFDDFLSDEAILEDVTAVATKRIIAWQISEGMSSLKLSKTAMAKKMHTSRASLNRLLDEEDTSLTLTTLVSAAAALGKKVKIELEPS is encoded by the coding sequence ATGACCAGTCAACACGAAGAGAATCCTCATATCGGCAGCAGCTTTGACGATTTTCTCAGCGATGAAGCAATTCTCGAAGACGTAACCGCCGTGGCAACCAAACGGATTATTGCCTGGCAAATTTCAGAAGGCATGTCTTCGCTTAAGCTGAGTAAAACGGCAATGGCCAAAAAAATGCATACCAGCAGAGCATCGCTGAATAGGTTGCTGGATGAAGAGGATACCAGTTTAACCCTTACAACCTTAGTGAGCGCCGCCGCCGCTCTCGGGAAAAAGGTAAAAATAGAGCTGGAACCCTCTTGA
- a CDS encoding type II toxin-antitoxin system RelE/ParE family toxin yields MNPILSVRFFATEAGSEPVREWLKALSAQDRKTIGEDIKTVQFGWPLGMPLVDYLEGDIWDVRIKLDNRIARVLFVIVNQTMILLHGFIKKNQKTPKPELDLAKQRLKALRGKK; encoded by the coding sequence ATGAATCCAATCCTTTCTGTTAGATTTTTTGCCACTGAAGCCGGTAGCGAACCGGTTAGAGAATGGTTGAAAGCGTTATCGGCTCAGGATAGAAAAACGATTGGCGAAGATATTAAAACGGTGCAGTTCGGTTGGCCTCTTGGCATGCCTTTAGTCGATTACCTTGAAGGCGATATTTGGGACGTCAGAATTAAGCTGGATAATCGGATTGCCCGCGTTCTGTTTGTCATCGTCAACCAAACGATGATTTTGCTGCATGGTTTTATCAAGAAAAATCAAAAAACACCGAAGCCAGAGCTTGATCTGGCAAAACAACGATTGAAAGCATTACGGGGGAAAAAATGA